The proteins below come from a single Stomoxys calcitrans chromosome 1, idStoCalc2.1, whole genome shotgun sequence genomic window:
- the LOC106093205 gene encoding presenilin homolog isoform X1 → MEGHVGPQISCNNSLTGGADRRRQRVVELVNNYGGTQTAGEGRDQSDGAILDVPGVEIRSRRQRNTNNDGNPTDAAPGPSNLPNPQGEDEEQGLKYGAQHVIKIFAPVSLCMLVVVATINSITFYTYTDTYLLYTPFHEQSEDKGTKLWNALANSLILLTVVVVMTIVLIVLYKKRCYRVIHGWLILSSFMLLFIFSYLYLEELLRAYNIAMDYPTTLLILWNFGVMGMIAIHWQSPLKLQQAYLIFVSALMALVFIKYLPEWTAWAVLAAISIWDLVAVLTPKGPLRILVETAQERNEQIFPALIYSSTILYTFMGTTGPGQQRNNSSGSNSPNSPHTSTSSTSVSRQTGNTAPNAEGMPLVTFKMRGNEAAGFTEEWSSNLNERVARRQIEVQASTSENANRSTNYRTVTASENRQQLGSNMTEAQEERGIKLGLGDFIFYSVLVGKASSYGDWATTIACFVAILVGLCLTLVLLAIWRKALPALPISIFFGLFFCLITSVIVKPFMEELSDQQVFI, encoded by the exons ATGGAAGGCCACGTCGGTCCTCAAATAAGTTGTAATAATTCATTAACAGGTGGAGCTGATAGGCGACGGCAACGCGTAGTGGAATTGGTAAATAATTATGGTGGAACACAAACCGCGGGGGAGGGTAGAGATCAATCGGATGGG GCTATACTAGATGTGCCCGGCGTTGAGATAAGAAGCCGGCGTCAACGTAACACTAACAATGATGGTAATCCAACGGACGCGGCACCGGGGCCTTCTAATTTACCTAATCCCCAGGGCGAAGATGAGGAGCAAGGATTAAAATATGGGGCCCAGCACgttattaaaatatttgctCCAGTCTCATTGTGCATGCTTGTGGTGGTGGCCACAATTAATTCCATTACATTCTACACATATACCGATACTTATTT ACTGTATACACCATTCCATGAGCAATCGGAAGATAAGGGAACGAAATTGTGGAATGCCTTGGCCAATTCGCTTATATTACTTACAGTGGTGGTAGTTATGACCATTGTCTTAATTGTGCTCTACAAAAAGCGCTGCTATAGGGTTATACATGGATGGCTGATACTATCCTCCTTTATGCTATTGTTTATATTCAGTTATTTGTATTTGGA GGAACTACTAAGGGCTTATAATATAGCCATGGATTACCCTACTACTCTTCTCATATTATGGAATTTTGGGGTCATGGGTATGATTGCTATACATTGGCAAAGTCCTTTGAAATTGCAACAGGCCTACCTGATTTTTGTTTCTGCCCTAATGGCCTTGGTATTTATCAAATACTTACCAGAATGGACAGCATGGGCCGTACTAGCtgccatttcaatatggg ATCTTGTTGCAGTGCTTACTCCTAAAGGACCACTGCGCATTTTAGTGGAGACTGCTCAGGAAAGAAACGAACAAATTTTCCCTGCCTTAATTTACTCAT CTACAATTTTATACACATTCATGGGCACTACTGGGCCTGGACAACAGCGTAATAATTCATCTGGCTCAAATTCACCTAACTCGCCGCATACCTCCACTAGTTCTACATCCGTTTCTCGTCAGACAGGTAACACAGCTCCGAATGCTGaaggtatgcctctagtgacattTAAAATGCGCGGAAatg AAGCTGCTGGTTTTACTGAAGAATGGTCTTCGAATTTGAATGAACGTGTTGCAAGGCGCCAAATTGAAGTTCAGGCAAGTACTTCGGAGAATGCCAATCGTTCAACAAATTATCGCACAGTTACTGCTTCAGAAAATCGCCAACAGCTGGGTAGTAACATGACAGAAGCCCAAGAAGAGC GTGGAATAAAGCTCGGTTTAGGggattttattttctattccGTTCTTGTGGGTAAGGCTTCATCCTATGGAGATTGGGCCACCACCATAGCCTGCTTTGTGGCCATCTTAGTAGGTTTGTGTTTGACACTGGTCCTTTTGGCTATTTGGCGCAAAGCTTTGCCGGCTTTGCCCATATCAATATTCTTTGGACTATTTTTCTGTTTAATTACCAGTGTAATTGTAAAACCTTTTATGGAAGAGTTATCCGATCAAcaagtttttatataa
- the LOC106093205 gene encoding presenilin homolog isoform X4, which yields MEGHVGPQISCNNSLTGGADRRRQRVVELVNNYGGTQTAGEGRDQSDGAILDVPGVEIRSRRQRNTNNDGNPTDAAPGPSNLPNPQGEDEEQGLKYGAQHVIKIFAPVSLCMLVVVATINSITFYTYTDTYLLYTPFHEQSEDKGTKLWNALANSLILLTVVVVMTIVLIVLYKKRCYRVIHGWLILSSFMLLFIFSYLYLEELLRAYNIAMDYPTTLLILWNFGVMGMIAIHWQSPLKLQQAYLIFVSALMALVFIKYLPEWTAWAVLAAISIWDLVAVLTPKGPLRILVETAQERNEQIFPALIYSSTILYTFMGTTGPGQQRNNSSGSNSPNSPHTSTSSTSVSRQTGNTAPNAEAAGFTEEWSSNLNERVARRQIEVQASTSENANRSTNYRTVTASENRQQLGSNMTEAQEERGIKLGLGDFIFYSVLVGKASSYGDWATTIACFVAILVGLCLTLVLLAIWRKALPALPISIFFGLFFCLITSVIVKPFMEELSDQQVFI from the exons ATGGAAGGCCACGTCGGTCCTCAAATAAGTTGTAATAATTCATTAACAGGTGGAGCTGATAGGCGACGGCAACGCGTAGTGGAATTGGTAAATAATTATGGTGGAACACAAACCGCGGGGGAGGGTAGAGATCAATCGGATGGG GCTATACTAGATGTGCCCGGCGTTGAGATAAGAAGCCGGCGTCAACGTAACACTAACAATGATGGTAATCCAACGGACGCGGCACCGGGGCCTTCTAATTTACCTAATCCCCAGGGCGAAGATGAGGAGCAAGGATTAAAATATGGGGCCCAGCACgttattaaaatatttgctCCAGTCTCATTGTGCATGCTTGTGGTGGTGGCCACAATTAATTCCATTACATTCTACACATATACCGATACTTATTT ACTGTATACACCATTCCATGAGCAATCGGAAGATAAGGGAACGAAATTGTGGAATGCCTTGGCCAATTCGCTTATATTACTTACAGTGGTGGTAGTTATGACCATTGTCTTAATTGTGCTCTACAAAAAGCGCTGCTATAGGGTTATACATGGATGGCTGATACTATCCTCCTTTATGCTATTGTTTATATTCAGTTATTTGTATTTGGA GGAACTACTAAGGGCTTATAATATAGCCATGGATTACCCTACTACTCTTCTCATATTATGGAATTTTGGGGTCATGGGTATGATTGCTATACATTGGCAAAGTCCTTTGAAATTGCAACAGGCCTACCTGATTTTTGTTTCTGCCCTAATGGCCTTGGTATTTATCAAATACTTACCAGAATGGACAGCATGGGCCGTACTAGCtgccatttcaatatggg ATCTTGTTGCAGTGCTTACTCCTAAAGGACCACTGCGCATTTTAGTGGAGACTGCTCAGGAAAGAAACGAACAAATTTTCCCTGCCTTAATTTACTCAT CTACAATTTTATACACATTCATGGGCACTACTGGGCCTGGACAACAGCGTAATAATTCATCTGGCTCAAATTCACCTAACTCGCCGCATACCTCCACTAGTTCTACATCCGTTTCTCGTCAGACAGGTAACACAGCTCCGAATGCTGaag CTGCTGGTTTTACTGAAGAATGGTCTTCGAATTTGAATGAACGTGTTGCAAGGCGCCAAATTGAAGTTCAGGCAAGTACTTCGGAGAATGCCAATCGTTCAACAAATTATCGCACAGTTACTGCTTCAGAAAATCGCCAACAGCTGGGTAGTAACATGACAGAAGCCCAAGAAGAGC GTGGAATAAAGCTCGGTTTAGGggattttattttctattccGTTCTTGTGGGTAAGGCTTCATCCTATGGAGATTGGGCCACCACCATAGCCTGCTTTGTGGCCATCTTAGTAGGTTTGTGTTTGACACTGGTCCTTTTGGCTATTTGGCGCAAAGCTTTGCCGGCTTTGCCCATATCAATATTCTTTGGACTATTTTTCTGTTTAATTACCAGTGTAATTGTAAAACCTTTTATGGAAGAGTTATCCGATCAAcaagtttttatataa
- the LOC106093205 gene encoding presenilin homolog isoform X3 produces MEGHVGPQISCNNSLTGGADRRRQRVVELVNNYGGTQTAGEGRDQSDGAILDVPGVEIRSRRQRNTNNDGNPTDAAPGPSNLPNPQGEDEEQGLKYGAQHVIKIFAPVSLCMLVVVATINSITFYTYTDTYLLYTPFHEQSEDKGTKLWNALANSLILLTVVVVMTIVLIVLYKKRCYRVIHGWLILSSFMLLFIFSYLYLEELLRAYNIAMDYPTTLLILWNFGVMGMIAIHWQSPLKLQQAYLIFVSALMALVFIKYLPEWTAWAVLAAISIWDLVAVLTPKGPLRILVETAQERNEQIFPALIYSSTILYTFMGTTGPGQQRNNSSGSNSPNSPHTSTSSTSVSRQTGNTAPNAEEAAGFTEEWSSNLNERVARRQIEVQASTSENANRSTNYRTVTASENRQQLGSNMTEAQEERGIKLGLGDFIFYSVLVGKASSYGDWATTIACFVAILVGLCLTLVLLAIWRKALPALPISIFFGLFFCLITSVIVKPFMEELSDQQVFI; encoded by the exons ATGGAAGGCCACGTCGGTCCTCAAATAAGTTGTAATAATTCATTAACAGGTGGAGCTGATAGGCGACGGCAACGCGTAGTGGAATTGGTAAATAATTATGGTGGAACACAAACCGCGGGGGAGGGTAGAGATCAATCGGATGGG GCTATACTAGATGTGCCCGGCGTTGAGATAAGAAGCCGGCGTCAACGTAACACTAACAATGATGGTAATCCAACGGACGCGGCACCGGGGCCTTCTAATTTACCTAATCCCCAGGGCGAAGATGAGGAGCAAGGATTAAAATATGGGGCCCAGCACgttattaaaatatttgctCCAGTCTCATTGTGCATGCTTGTGGTGGTGGCCACAATTAATTCCATTACATTCTACACATATACCGATACTTATTT ACTGTATACACCATTCCATGAGCAATCGGAAGATAAGGGAACGAAATTGTGGAATGCCTTGGCCAATTCGCTTATATTACTTACAGTGGTGGTAGTTATGACCATTGTCTTAATTGTGCTCTACAAAAAGCGCTGCTATAGGGTTATACATGGATGGCTGATACTATCCTCCTTTATGCTATTGTTTATATTCAGTTATTTGTATTTGGA GGAACTACTAAGGGCTTATAATATAGCCATGGATTACCCTACTACTCTTCTCATATTATGGAATTTTGGGGTCATGGGTATGATTGCTATACATTGGCAAAGTCCTTTGAAATTGCAACAGGCCTACCTGATTTTTGTTTCTGCCCTAATGGCCTTGGTATTTATCAAATACTTACCAGAATGGACAGCATGGGCCGTACTAGCtgccatttcaatatggg ATCTTGTTGCAGTGCTTACTCCTAAAGGACCACTGCGCATTTTAGTGGAGACTGCTCAGGAAAGAAACGAACAAATTTTCCCTGCCTTAATTTACTCAT CTACAATTTTATACACATTCATGGGCACTACTGGGCCTGGACAACAGCGTAATAATTCATCTGGCTCAAATTCACCTAACTCGCCGCATACCTCCACTAGTTCTACATCCGTTTCTCGTCAGACAGGTAACACAGCTCCGAATGCTGaag AAGCTGCTGGTTTTACTGAAGAATGGTCTTCGAATTTGAATGAACGTGTTGCAAGGCGCCAAATTGAAGTTCAGGCAAGTACTTCGGAGAATGCCAATCGTTCAACAAATTATCGCACAGTTACTGCTTCAGAAAATCGCCAACAGCTGGGTAGTAACATGACAGAAGCCCAAGAAGAGC GTGGAATAAAGCTCGGTTTAGGggattttattttctattccGTTCTTGTGGGTAAGGCTTCATCCTATGGAGATTGGGCCACCACCATAGCCTGCTTTGTGGCCATCTTAGTAGGTTTGTGTTTGACACTGGTCCTTTTGGCTATTTGGCGCAAAGCTTTGCCGGCTTTGCCCATATCAATATTCTTTGGACTATTTTTCTGTTTAATTACCAGTGTAATTGTAAAACCTTTTATGGAAGAGTTATCCGATCAAcaagtttttatataa
- the LOC106093205 gene encoding presenilin homolog isoform X2, which yields MEGHVGPQISCNNSLTGGADRRRQRVVELVNNYGGTQTAGEGRDQSDGAILDVPGVEIRSRRQRNTNNDGNPTDAAPGPSNLPNPQGEDEEQGLKYGAQHVIKIFAPVSLCMLVVVATINSITFYTYTDTYLLYTPFHEQSEDKGTKLWNALANSLILLTVVVVMTIVLIVLYKKRCYRVIHGWLILSSFMLLFIFSYLYLEELLRAYNIAMDYPTTLLILWNFGVMGMIAIHWQSPLKLQQAYLIFVSALMALVFIKYLPEWTAWAVLAAISIWDLVAVLTPKGPLRILVETAQERNEQIFPALIYSSTILYTFMGTTGPGQQRNNSSGSNSPNSPHTSTSSTSVSRQTGNTAPNAEGMPLVTFKMRGNAAGFTEEWSSNLNERVARRQIEVQASTSENANRSTNYRTVTASENRQQLGSNMTEAQEERGIKLGLGDFIFYSVLVGKASSYGDWATTIACFVAILVGLCLTLVLLAIWRKALPALPISIFFGLFFCLITSVIVKPFMEELSDQQVFI from the exons ATGGAAGGCCACGTCGGTCCTCAAATAAGTTGTAATAATTCATTAACAGGTGGAGCTGATAGGCGACGGCAACGCGTAGTGGAATTGGTAAATAATTATGGTGGAACACAAACCGCGGGGGAGGGTAGAGATCAATCGGATGGG GCTATACTAGATGTGCCCGGCGTTGAGATAAGAAGCCGGCGTCAACGTAACACTAACAATGATGGTAATCCAACGGACGCGGCACCGGGGCCTTCTAATTTACCTAATCCCCAGGGCGAAGATGAGGAGCAAGGATTAAAATATGGGGCCCAGCACgttattaaaatatttgctCCAGTCTCATTGTGCATGCTTGTGGTGGTGGCCACAATTAATTCCATTACATTCTACACATATACCGATACTTATTT ACTGTATACACCATTCCATGAGCAATCGGAAGATAAGGGAACGAAATTGTGGAATGCCTTGGCCAATTCGCTTATATTACTTACAGTGGTGGTAGTTATGACCATTGTCTTAATTGTGCTCTACAAAAAGCGCTGCTATAGGGTTATACATGGATGGCTGATACTATCCTCCTTTATGCTATTGTTTATATTCAGTTATTTGTATTTGGA GGAACTACTAAGGGCTTATAATATAGCCATGGATTACCCTACTACTCTTCTCATATTATGGAATTTTGGGGTCATGGGTATGATTGCTATACATTGGCAAAGTCCTTTGAAATTGCAACAGGCCTACCTGATTTTTGTTTCTGCCCTAATGGCCTTGGTATTTATCAAATACTTACCAGAATGGACAGCATGGGCCGTACTAGCtgccatttcaatatggg ATCTTGTTGCAGTGCTTACTCCTAAAGGACCACTGCGCATTTTAGTGGAGACTGCTCAGGAAAGAAACGAACAAATTTTCCCTGCCTTAATTTACTCAT CTACAATTTTATACACATTCATGGGCACTACTGGGCCTGGACAACAGCGTAATAATTCATCTGGCTCAAATTCACCTAACTCGCCGCATACCTCCACTAGTTCTACATCCGTTTCTCGTCAGACAGGTAACACAGCTCCGAATGCTGaaggtatgcctctagtgacattTAAAATGCGCGGAAatg CTGCTGGTTTTACTGAAGAATGGTCTTCGAATTTGAATGAACGTGTTGCAAGGCGCCAAATTGAAGTTCAGGCAAGTACTTCGGAGAATGCCAATCGTTCAACAAATTATCGCACAGTTACTGCTTCAGAAAATCGCCAACAGCTGGGTAGTAACATGACAGAAGCCCAAGAAGAGC GTGGAATAAAGCTCGGTTTAGGggattttattttctattccGTTCTTGTGGGTAAGGCTTCATCCTATGGAGATTGGGCCACCACCATAGCCTGCTTTGTGGCCATCTTAGTAGGTTTGTGTTTGACACTGGTCCTTTTGGCTATTTGGCGCAAAGCTTTGCCGGCTTTGCCCATATCAATATTCTTTGGACTATTTTTCTGTTTAATTACCAGTGTAATTGTAAAACCTTTTATGGAAGAGTTATCCGATCAAcaagtttttatataa
- the LOC106093206 gene encoding large ribosomal subunit protein uL15m gives MANLRETADKALKMLRTLPRVQIGNLRPNPNSKQNDKRGRAQHGGDKHGAGNKGSGQRQNFMRLGYETGNTPFYMRFPYEPYYKGHHLRRQYPPISLLQLQVMIDTNRIDVSQPIDLSTLCNTGLVSIDPAAKEFGFQLTDEGADKYKAKISIEVQHAKESVIAAIERNGGVIRTAYYDPRSLHALKNPKKWFEKGVPIPKRMLPPQDAMSYYISAENRGYLADPEEISKHRLVLAQKYGYDLPKIEDDPQYEMLTAAKDPRQLFYGLEPGWVVNLKDQCIIKPKYETSTV, from the exons ATGGCGAATCTTCGCGAAACCGCAGACAAAGCTTTAAAAATGTTGCGAACATTACCCCGTGTTCAAATAGGAAACTTAAGACCTAATCCCAATTCCAAACAAAAT GACAAAAGGGGACGTGCCCAACATGGCGGCGATAAGCATGGTGCCGGCAACAAAGGTTCCGgtcagagacaaaatttcatgcgccttgGTTATGAAACAGGCAATACCCCCTTCTACATGCGTTTTCCTTACGAACCCTACTATAAGGGTCATCATTTGCGCCGACAGTATCCACCCATTTCATTGTTGCAACTGCAAGTAATGATTGATACCAATCGCATTGATGTATCACAACCCATCGACCTGTCTACCTTATGTAACACCGGCTTGGTATCCATTGATCCAGCTGCGAAAGAATTTGGCTTCCAATTAACCGACGAGGGTGCCGATAAATATAAAgctaaaatttctatagaagttCAGCACGCTAAAGAGTCGGTAATAGCAGCCATTGAACGCAATGGTGGCGTGATACGCACAGCCTACTACGATCCCAGAAGTCTACATGCCCTGAAAAACCCCAAAAAGTGGTTCGAAAAAGGTGTACCTATTCCAAAGCGAATGCTGCCTCCCCAAGATGCCATGAGTTACTATATATCGGCTGAAAATCGTGGTTATCTTGCTGATCCCGAAGAGATTAGTAAGCATCGCCTTGTGTTGGCACAAAAGTATGGCtacgatttgcctaaaatcgAAGATGACCCCCAGTACGAAATGTTAACTGCAGCCAAAGATCCTAGGCAACTATTCTATGGTTTAGAACCAGGCTGGGTGGTCAACTTAAAAGACCAATGTATAATAAAGCCCAAATATGAAACTTCAACAGTATAG